The following are encoded in a window of Kitasatospora sp. NBC_01250 genomic DNA:
- a CDS encoding ABC transporter ATP-binding protein yields the protein MSTDTRPAAGQDEELVWKADARKVEAAAAISVGAMARRLPQLVVRAFRLAWSVEPRSVAVLLACQVASAVLGAAGLAATTGTIGSLFASGQVSQRVVAALPSIAVIACALGVRRLLGITIQTITVRLSPRIGREAEATVLRATIATELAAYDTAGYSDDLEAADRGADTCADILGEAQNLLSSAGSLVGAAGVLTVLHPLLLPLLVVAALPQGIASVRAARVHYLAGRDAVGDRRIMANLRWYIHLKRHADQVRSDTMGDFLMDKYDAVGRRLDANARRAASQAARVSVLGALASGLGSGTVWLVMLWLVVSGRMSLSHGSAAVVALTAVSSAMTGIVGYGADLFRTGMYLDDWAGFLDTAGGYALQRGAIAPTAPERITVQELSYAYPSSERTALDSVSLTVRRGEIVALVGENGSGKTTLAKVLAGLYVPAPGQGTVEWDGTDTRAMDPHALWRQVAVVPQDYAHWMLTARENITLGQPTAEGEAAVWRAAEASGADEVIGQLRNGLGTLLAVEWMGGEELSGGQWQRLAIARAFHRPAGLLILDEPTAALDPRAEHRIFANLRSLARDKAVILVTHRLTNVEVADRIVVMERGRVIQHGTFPELVAEQGGRFRELWDLQHDRTGIPGRRNPSAREKSVREKSVRENEEPVR from the coding sequence CCGACACGAGGCCCGCCGCGGGCCAGGACGAGGAACTCGTGTGGAAGGCCGACGCCCGCAAGGTCGAGGCCGCCGCCGCGATCAGCGTCGGCGCGATGGCCAGGCGCCTGCCCCAGCTGGTGGTACGGGCGTTCCGGCTGGCCTGGAGCGTCGAGCCGCGCTCGGTTGCGGTGCTGCTGGCCTGTCAGGTCGCCTCCGCCGTCCTCGGCGCGGCCGGACTGGCCGCCACGACCGGCACGATCGGCTCGCTGTTCGCCTCCGGACAGGTGTCGCAGCGCGTCGTCGCGGCGCTGCCGTCGATCGCGGTGATCGCCTGCGCGCTCGGGGTCCGCAGGCTGCTGGGGATCACCATCCAGACGATCACCGTGCGCCTGTCCCCCCGCATCGGGCGCGAGGCCGAGGCGACCGTGCTGCGCGCCACGATCGCCACCGAACTGGCCGCCTACGACACCGCCGGCTACAGCGACGACCTGGAGGCCGCCGACCGCGGCGCGGACACCTGTGCCGACATCCTCGGCGAGGCGCAGAACCTCCTCTCCTCGGCCGGCTCGCTGGTCGGTGCGGCCGGCGTGCTGACCGTCCTGCACCCGCTGCTGCTGCCGCTGCTGGTGGTCGCCGCGCTGCCGCAGGGCATCGCTTCGGTCCGCGCGGCCCGGGTGCACTACCTGGCCGGCCGGGACGCGGTGGGCGACCGGCGGATCATGGCCAACCTGCGCTGGTACATCCACCTCAAGCGGCACGCGGACCAGGTGCGCTCCGACACCATGGGCGACTTCCTGATGGACAAGTACGACGCGGTGGGCCGCCGGCTGGACGCCAACGCCCGTCGCGCCGCCTCCCAGGCCGCCCGGGTGTCGGTCCTCGGGGCGCTCGCCTCCGGTCTCGGGTCCGGGACGGTGTGGCTGGTGATGCTGTGGCTGGTCGTCAGCGGGCGGATGAGCCTGTCGCACGGCTCTGCCGCGGTCGTCGCCCTCACCGCGGTCTCCAGCGCCATGACCGGGATCGTCGGGTACGGGGCCGACCTCTTCCGCACCGGCATGTACCTGGACGACTGGGCGGGCTTCCTCGACACCGCCGGCGGCTACGCCCTGCAGCGCGGCGCCATCGCCCCCACCGCCCCCGAGCGGATCACGGTGCAGGAGCTCAGCTACGCCTACCCCAGCTCCGAGCGCACCGCGCTGGACTCGGTGAGCCTGACCGTGCGGCGCGGGGAGATCGTGGCCCTGGTCGGCGAGAACGGCTCCGGCAAGACCACCCTGGCCAAGGTGCTCGCCGGGCTGTACGTGCCCGCACCCGGCCAGGGCACGGTGGAGTGGGACGGGACCGACACCCGCGCCATGGACCCGCACGCCCTGTGGCGGCAGGTCGCCGTCGTCCCGCAGGACTACGCGCACTGGATGCTCACCGCCCGCGAGAACATCACCCTGGGCCAGCCCACGGCCGAAGGCGAGGCCGCGGTGTGGCGCGCGGCCGAGGCCTCCGGCGCGGACGAGGTGATCGGCCAACTGCGCAACGGCCTGGGCACCCTGCTCGCCGTGGAGTGGATGGGCGGCGAGGAACTCTCGGGCGGGCAGTGGCAGCGCCTCGCGATCGCCCGTGCCTTCCACCGGCCCGCCGGGCTGCTGATCCTGGACGAGCCCACCGCCGCCCTCGATCCGCGCGCCGAGCACCGGATCTTCGCCAACCTGCGCAGCCTCGCCCGCGACAAGGCGGTGATCCTGGTGACCCACCGGCTCACCAACGTGGAGGTGGCGGACCGGATCGTCGTCATGGAACGCGGCCGGGTGATCCAGCACGGCACCTTCCCCGAGCTGGTGGCCGAGCAGGGCGGCCGGTTCCGGGAGTTGTGGGACCTCCAGCACGACCGCACCGGCATCCCCGGCCGGCGGAACCCCTCGGCGCGGGAGAAGTCGGTGCGGGAGAAGTCGGTGCGCGAGAACGAGGAGCCCGTCCGGTGA
- a CDS encoding purple acid phosphatase family protein has protein sequence MAHPSRRTVLRTTAAAASLAAAPGSTLLWSRPAVADTPGPEQVHLGFGNEPSREMTVSWATAASVSRPRLRLGTAKGGFGRVLDAETRTYVDGLNKVETYTHRVRLHGLQPDTPYVYEVSHDGATPRRGTFRTAPEPGRTAFRFTSFGDLGTGSAAFSKSSIHGAAAVRHVEQFAPLFHLLNGDLAYANNNPTVQPQAWDAFMNNMSVSAANRPWMPAPGNHEVEAGGGDLGYASYHTRFDLPDNHSRDYCGNWYSFRVGSVLFLSLDGNDLAVEDDASIDPATGRSIYISGYSEGAQLRWLERTLSRARAGHDIDWIVASMHQFAMSSSATSHGGDMGIREQLLPVFDRYQVDLVLCGHDHDYERTYAVRGTDPGSLLRPSVVSDEIHDIDTSQGTVHLILGGGGTASSDDTYLTGPTAGGVPEAFVRTQRLTFKADPDAKEKATWSAVRDPDTAFPYGVAVFDVDPGALAGGRTTITVSYYHTPAATAAVPVPAPVLFDRFTLHRLRRDARPAHHGDLATAGR, from the coding sequence GTGGCACATCCCTCGCGCAGGACCGTTCTCCGCACCACGGCCGCGGCCGCGTCGCTCGCGGCCGCGCCCGGCTCCACCCTGCTGTGGAGCCGGCCCGCCGTCGCGGACACCCCCGGTCCCGAACAGGTGCACCTCGGCTTCGGCAACGAGCCCTCGCGCGAAATGACCGTCTCCTGGGCCACCGCCGCCTCCGTGAGCCGTCCCCGGCTGCGCCTGGGCACGGCGAAGGGCGGGTTCGGGCGGGTCCTCGATGCGGAGACCCGCACCTACGTCGACGGCCTGAACAAGGTCGAGACCTACACCCACCGGGTCCGCCTGCACGGCCTGCAGCCCGACACCCCGTACGTCTACGAGGTGTCGCACGACGGCGCGACCCCCCGGCGCGGCACCTTCCGCACCGCCCCCGAGCCGGGCCGCACCGCGTTCCGCTTCACCAGCTTCGGCGACCTGGGCACCGGCTCCGCCGCCTTCAGCAAGTCCTCCATCCACGGCGCGGCGGCCGTGCGGCACGTCGAGCAGTTCGCGCCGCTGTTCCACCTGCTCAACGGCGACCTGGCGTACGCCAACAACAATCCGACCGTGCAGCCGCAGGCGTGGGACGCGTTCATGAACAACATGTCCGTCTCCGCCGCGAACCGCCCCTGGATGCCCGCCCCCGGCAACCACGAGGTGGAGGCCGGCGGCGGCGACCTCGGCTACGCCTCGTACCACACCCGCTTCGACCTGCCCGACAACCACAGCCGCGACTACTGCGGCAACTGGTACAGCTTCCGGGTCGGCTCCGTGCTCTTCCTCTCCCTCGACGGCAACGACCTCGCCGTCGAGGACGATGCCAGCATCGACCCGGCCACCGGCCGGTCCATCTACATCAGCGGCTACAGCGAGGGCGCCCAGCTGCGCTGGCTCGAGCGCACCCTGTCCCGCGCCCGGGCCGGCCACGACATCGACTGGATCGTGGCGTCGATGCACCAGTTCGCGATGTCCTCCTCCGCCACCAGCCACGGCGGCGACATGGGCATCCGCGAACAACTGCTGCCCGTCTTCGACCGCTACCAGGTCGACCTGGTGCTCTGCGGGCACGACCACGACTACGAGCGCACCTACGCCGTGCGCGGCACCGACCCCGGCAGCCTGCTGCGCCCGAGCGTGGTCAGCGACGAGATCCACGACATCGACACCTCCCAGGGCACCGTCCACCTGATCCTGGGCGGCGGCGGCACCGCGTCGAGCGACGACACCTACCTCACCGGCCCCACCGCCGGGGGCGTGCCCGAGGCCTTCGTGCGCACCCAGCGCCTGACCTTCAAGGCGGACCCGGACGCGAAGGAGAAGGCCACCTGGTCGGCGGTCCGCGACCCCGACACGGCCTTCCCCTACGGGGTCGCGGTGTTCGACGTCGACCCCGGTGCGCTGGCCGGCGGGCGCACCACGATCACCGTCAGCTACTACCACACGCCCGCCGCCACGGCGGCGGTCCCGGTCCCCGCCCCGGTGCTCTTCGACCGCTTCACCCTGCACCGCCTGCGGCGCGATGCCAGGCCCGCCCACCACGGCGACCTGGCCACCGCGGGGCGCTGA
- a CDS encoding LCP family protein — MVDHRISPEPAERRRAAHGRDASPAATDAAAGGRAGRRKARRKRGRARRVVLLSLAVVLVLLVGGGSYVYFQLDGNIKSSALFTGTGTQAPEKKDAAGNSPENILVIGSDTRSSATDCQIGGDCGGGGAGANADVEMVVHLSANRTNATVLSIPRDTVTDLPDCKDPTTGAVHSGDRQVLINSSLQYGPGCTVAAVHQLTGITVDHFMMIDFGGVVNMSDAVGGVNVCVDNNVYDPYSHLKLTSGSHTLQGLSALEFLRTRHGFGNGSDLGREGAQHLFLSAMIQKLKSANTLTNPAALYSLANAATKALTVDTALDGITNLTSLAGQLNDVPTNKITFLTTPNLPYQGPVVGLKDDVVLGPDAQQVFTAIQNDQSFSGGTPSASPSAPSADGRTAPAPATSAAAPAAPAIDTAAVHLDVSNASATSGRALAVATVLQQKGYTDAVESGNAAPVEATELVYAPSHAADAQAVASTLGLPSSALRATGTSATLHLYIGSDWPSGTSFGGTTTAASGSAAGAQAPAPTAPVAAPSDASADNAGGSQSCAHVSTEDTTPFGSPTKAFAENPKVPNSAP; from the coding sequence ATGGTTGACCATCGAATATCCCCCGAGCCGGCCGAGCGCCGGCGCGCCGCACACGGCCGCGACGCCTCCCCGGCGGCCACGGATGCGGCGGCCGGTGGACGGGCCGGGCGGCGCAAGGCGCGCCGGAAGCGGGGACGGGCCAGGCGCGTCGTCCTGCTGTCGCTGGCGGTCGTGCTGGTCCTGCTGGTCGGTGGCGGCAGCTATGTGTACTTCCAGCTCGACGGCAACATCAAGAGCAGCGCGCTGTTCACCGGCACCGGGACCCAGGCCCCTGAAAAGAAGGACGCCGCGGGCAACAGCCCGGAGAACATCCTGGTGATCGGCTCGGACACCCGCTCCTCCGCGACGGACTGCCAGATCGGCGGCGACTGCGGCGGCGGTGGCGCCGGTGCCAATGCGGACGTCGAGATGGTCGTCCACCTGTCCGCCAACCGCACCAATGCCACCGTGCTCAGCATTCCGCGCGACACGGTGACGGACCTGCCCGACTGCAAGGACCCGACGACCGGGGCGGTCCACTCGGGGGACCGGCAGGTGCTGATCAACAGCAGCCTGCAGTACGGTCCCGGCTGCACGGTGGCGGCCGTCCACCAGCTGACCGGGATCACCGTCGACCACTTCATGATGATCGACTTCGGCGGCGTGGTGAACATGTCGGACGCGGTCGGCGGCGTGAACGTCTGCGTCGACAACAACGTCTACGACCCCTACTCGCACCTCAAGCTGACCTCCGGGAGCCACACCCTGCAGGGCCTGTCGGCGCTGGAGTTCCTGCGCACCCGGCACGGCTTCGGCAACGGCAGCGACCTCGGACGCGAGGGGGCCCAGCACCTCTTCCTCTCCGCGATGATCCAGAAGCTCAAGAGCGCCAACACGCTGACCAACCCGGCCGCGCTCTACTCGCTGGCCAACGCCGCGACCAAGGCGCTCACCGTGGACACCGCCCTGGACGGCATCACCAATCTCACCTCGCTGGCCGGCCAGTTGAACGACGTGCCGACCAACAAGATCACCTTCCTGACCACCCCCAACCTGCCGTACCAGGGGCCCGTGGTGGGCCTCAAGGACGACGTGGTGCTGGGCCCCGACGCCCAGCAGGTCTTCACCGCGATCCAGAACGACCAGTCCTTCTCCGGCGGCACCCCCTCCGCCTCGCCCTCGGCGCCCTCGGCCGACGGCCGGACGGCGCCGGCCCCCGCCACCAGCGCGGCCGCGCCGGCGGCGCCCGCCATCGACACCGCCGCCGTGCACCTGGACGTCTCCAACGCCAGCGCCACCTCCGGGCGCGCGCTCGCGGTGGCCACCGTGTTGCAGCAGAAGGGCTATACGGACGCGGTGGAGAGCGGCAACGCGGCCCCGGTCGAGGCGACCGAACTGGTCTATGCGCCGAGCCACGCCGCCGACGCCCAGGCCGTCGCCAGCACCCTCGGACTGCCGTCCTCGGCGCTGCGCGCGACCGGTACGTCGGCCACCCTGCACCTGTACATCGGTTCTGACTGGCCGAGCGGCACCAGCTTCGGCGGCACCACGACGGCCGCGTCCGGCAGCGCCGCCGGCGCCCAGGCACCCGCGCCCACCGCACCGGTCGCCGCACCGAGCGACGCGAGCGCGGACAACGCCGGCGGATCGCAGAGCTGCGCCCACGTCAGCACCGAGGACACCACGCCGTTCGGCTCCCCGACCAAGGCCTTCGCGGAGAACCCGAAGGTGCCCAACTCGGCGCCGTAG
- a CDS encoding DoxX family protein has translation MNLALWTVAGILAAAYLLGGAFKVITPKERIAAVGHSGRWVEDFSAGGVKAIGALEVLAAAGLVLPAVLGIAPVLVPLAALGLVVIMAGAAITRIRRHEWKLVLVDLTYLALAAFVVWGRLGPASFAG, from the coding sequence GTGAACCTCGCTCTGTGGACCGTCGCCGGAATCCTGGCCGCCGCCTACCTGCTCGGTGGCGCCTTCAAGGTGATCACGCCGAAGGAGAGGATCGCCGCCGTCGGGCACAGCGGACGCTGGGTCGAGGACTTCAGCGCCGGTGGCGTCAAGGCCATCGGCGCCCTTGAGGTGCTGGCCGCGGCGGGTCTGGTGCTGCCGGCCGTGCTCGGCATCGCGCCGGTCCTGGTGCCGCTGGCCGCCCTCGGCCTGGTGGTGATCATGGCCGGAGCGGCGATCACCCGCATTCGGCGGCACGAGTGGAAGCTCGTGCTGGTGGACCTGACCTACCTCGCCCTGGCCGCCTTCGTGGTGTGGGGCCGCCTCGGCCCCGCATCCTTCGCCGGCTGA